Proteins encoded together in one Hylaeus volcanicus isolate JK05 chromosome 3, UHH_iyHylVolc1.0_haploid, whole genome shotgun sequence window:
- the LOC128873513 gene encoding eukaryotic translation initiation factor eIF1, whose translation MSIQNLNTFDPFADAIKGSDDDVQDGLVHIRIQQRNGRKTLTTVQGLSSEYDLKKIVRACKKEFACNGTVIEHPEYGEVLQLQGDQRENICQWLTKSGLAKPDQLKVHGF comes from the exons ATGTCCATCCAGAATCTCAACACATTCG ACCCCTTTGCAGATGCAATCAAGGGTTCAGATGATGATGTCCAAGACGGTCTCGTGCATATAAGGATCCAGCAACGAAATGGTCGTAAGACCTTGACAACGGTGCAAGGACTCTCATCTGAATATGACTTGAAGAAAATAGTGAGAGCATGTAAaaag GAGTTTGCGTGCAATGGGACAGTAATTGAGCACCCGGAGTACGGGGAGGTGTTGCAGCTGCAGGGGGACCAACGAGAAAATATATGCCAGTGGCTAACAAAGTCAGGTCTGGCTAAACCTGACCAACTCAAAGTCCATGGTTTTTAA
- the LOC128873506 gene encoding la-related protein 4 isoform X1, whose translation MNGDFGYVYMNGDIGKLQPGAVYPATPEPLGSVGGAIGNTPSNLEYNVMNGAPSGNELILEAGVGNLEPSPQHAIGIGGAAGYGPVDVAALGDVPNPPASMADLSSPGIPLEQLKQMLSSQLEYYFSRENLANDTYLLSQMDNDQYVPIWTVANFNQVKKLTKDIKLITEVLRESPNVQVDEEGQKVRPNHKRCIVILREIPDSTPLEDVKNLFSGEGCPRFISCEFAHNSSWYVTFESDEDAQKAYRFLREEVREFQGKPIMARIKAKPMNRLPIPAVAGVGGIKNGYRTPPPPPVYDPNSYTSGQQRFIYTNGTTMPQTTMPPYANQVHVYHQPFYHAGIMPWGPASPAYFDMAGVFTMNGITPHNTFKPHNTRYNPRNRNKQRNGPERPTLMDGGGNMVPMRRTSHPPISGAPLPLGASVPTFTSSLATVKPTSSYQTGTKFHSSHTTIVTGEAQYNSSHSKGSQENDAQTLDSGVQFPRHRMHRRTKDQESLSKANSSPLPSVRESTPASNNNTQCNRGAQFDLEASAFPPLPGLDADLAKSHNALVETVGTDCTQSQNRLSDVVKGTAKLKSVKEKEPAGTSQQYHQQPTSNSSRSASPGSSAGGHTGSLEAPTGSGSTSTTPVTSTNTSSNASASNNDSTDIALSTITLTPPSSPDKFSPLLLKCTADRSVKTDDTNMVNGVDEAVSNAHAVEDSEQVIRCECNVPTASQNSQSQAGVTSTFPLDLTRPSYAQVAQHCRELPCTKHKTDERDGNV comes from the exons ATGAATGGTGATTTCG GGTACGTGTACATGAATGGGGACATTGGGAAGCTCCAACCAGGGGCGGTTTATCCAGCCACCCCTGAACCTTTGGGTTCAGTTGGGGGTGCAATTGGAAACACTCCATCCAATTTGGAATATAACGTCATGAACGGTGCTCCAAGtggaaatgaattaatattagagGCAGGTGTTGGTAACCTAGAGCCTTCGCCGCAACATGCTATAGGTATAGGAGGTGCTGCAGGTTATGGTCCAGTGGATGTTGCTGCTTTAGGTGATGTGCCAAATCCACCTGCCTCAATGGCTGATTTATCTTCTCCTGGTATACCTTTAGAACAACTAAAACAGATGCTCTCTTCGCaacttgaatattatttctccag agAAAATTTAGCTaacgatacatatttattatcgcAAATGGATAATGACCAATATGTACCAATATGGACAGTAGCTAATTTTAATCAAGTGAAGAAATTAACAAAGGATATAAAACTTATAACAGAGGTTTTAAGGGAATCTCCCAATGTACAAGTTGACGAAGAAGGACAAAAAGTAAGACCTAATCATAAGCGATGTATTGTAATACTCCGTGAAATACCAGATAGCACTCCTTTAGAAGATGTGAAG AATTTATTCTCTGGAGAAGGGTGTCCAAGGTTTATTTCGTGTGAATTTGCCCATAATAGTTCTTGGTATGTAACATTTGAATCTGATGAAGATGCTCAGAAGGCCTATAGGTTTTTACGTGAAGAGGTTCGGGAGTTTCAG GGAAAGCCAATAATGGCGAGAATCAAAGCTAAACCAATGAATAGGCTACCGATACCAGCAGTTGCTGGGGTGGGTGGTATTAAAAATGGTTATAGAActccaccaccaccaccagtCTATGATCCAAATAGCTATACATCTGGTCAGCAACGCTTCATCTATACCAATGGGACTACAATGCCACAAACCACGATGCCGCCATATGCCAATCAAGTTCACGTATAC CATCAACCATTTTATCATGCTGGAATTATGCCATGGGGACCGGCAAGTCCTGCTTATTTCGATATGGCTGGTGTTTTTACTATGAATGGTATTACGCCACATAATACGTTTAAGCCACACAATACAAGATATAATCCTCGAAACAG aaataaacaaagaaacggGCCTGAAAGACCAACATTGATGGATGGCGGAGGAAATATGGTGCCAATGAGGCGGACCTCGCATCCACCTATAAGTGGAGCACCATTACCCTTAGGAGCATCAGTTCCTACCTTTACTTCGAGCTTGGCTACAGTGAAGCCAACTTCTTCCTACCAGACCGGCACAAAGTTCCATTCCTCGCATACAACTATAGTGACAGGAGAGGCTCAGTATAATAGCAGCCACTCCAAGGGATCGCAGGAAAACGATGCTCAAACTCTGGACTCTGGAGTTCAATTCCCGCGTCATCGTATGCATCGTAGGACCAAAGACCAAGAATCCTTATCGAAGGCTAATAGTAGCCCCTTACCATCGGTCAGAGAATCTACCCCGGCCAGTAATAATAACACACAATGTAACCGAGGGGCACAATTCGATTTGGAAGCTTCTGCTTTTCCTCCTCTTCCTGGCCTAGATGCTGATCTTGCAAAATCCCATAATGCTTTGGTAGAAACTGTTGGTACTGATTGTACGCAATCGCAGAATAGGCTTTCAGACGTAGTTAAAGGTACTGCGAAATTGAAAAGCGTTAAAGAGAAAGAACCTGCAGGAACTTCGCAACAATATCATCAACAACCGACAAGTAACAGCAGTAGGTCTGCGAGCCCAGGGTCAAGTGCTGGTGGTCATACTGGTTCGCTAGAGGCACCGACTGGTTCTGGCAGTACGTCGACCACTCCCGTTACATCTACAAATACCAGCTCTAATGCTTCTGCTAGCAACAATGACTCCACAGACATCGCTCTCAGCACCATCACTCTCACTCCCCCGTCATCTCCTGATAA GTTTAGTCctttattattgaaatgcACCGCTGACAGATCTGTAAAGACTGACGATACGAACATGGTGAATGGAGTGGATGAGGCTGTTTCAAATGCACACGCAGTGGAAGATTCTGAACAAGTGATTAGGTGCGAATGTAATGTCCCTACTGCCTCGCAAAATTCCCAGTCACAAGCAGGAGTGACTTCAACCTTCCCCCTA GATCTTACGAGGCCGAGCTATGCCCAAGTAGCACAACACTGTCGCGAACTACCTTGTACAAAACATAAGACGGATGAAAGGGATGGAAATGTGTAA
- the LOC128873506 gene encoding la-related protein Larp4B isoform X3 produces the protein MNGDFGYVYMNGDIGKLQPGAVYPATPEPLGSVGGAIGNTPSNLEYNVMNGAPSGNELILEAGVGNLEPSPQHAIGIGGAAGYGPVDVAALGDVPNPPASMADLSSPGIPLEQLKQMLSSQLEYYFSRENLANDTYLLSQMDNDQYVPIWTVANFNQVKKLTKDIKLITEVLRESPNVQVDEEGQKVRPNHKRCIVILREIPDSTPLEDVKNLFSGEGCPRFISCEFAHNSSWYVTFESDEDAQKAYRFLREEVREFQGKPIMARIKAKPMNRLPIPAVAGVGGIKNGYRTPPPPPVYDPNSYTSGQQRFIYTNGTTMPQTTMPPYANQVHVYHQPFYHAGIMPWGPASPAYFDMAGVFTMNGITPHNTFKPHNTRYNPRNRNKQRNGPERPTLMDGGGNMVPMRRTSHPPISGAPLPLGASVPTFTSSLATVKPTSSYQTGTKFHSSHTTIVTGEAQYNSSHSKGSQENDAQTLDSGVQFPRHRMHRRTKDQESLSKANSSPLPSVRESTPASNNNTQCNRGAQFDLEASAFPPLPGLDADLAKSHNALVETVGTDCTQSQNRLSDVVKGTAKLKSVKEKEPAGTSQQYHQQPTSNSSRSASPGSSAGGHTGSLEAPTGSGSTSTTPVTSTNTSSNASASNNDSTDIALSTITLTPPSSPDKSVKTDDTNMVNGVDEAVSNAHAVEDSEQVIRCECNVPTASQNSQSQAGVTSTFPLDLTRPSYAQVAQHCRELPCTKHKTDERDGNV, from the exons ATGAATGGTGATTTCG GGTACGTGTACATGAATGGGGACATTGGGAAGCTCCAACCAGGGGCGGTTTATCCAGCCACCCCTGAACCTTTGGGTTCAGTTGGGGGTGCAATTGGAAACACTCCATCCAATTTGGAATATAACGTCATGAACGGTGCTCCAAGtggaaatgaattaatattagagGCAGGTGTTGGTAACCTAGAGCCTTCGCCGCAACATGCTATAGGTATAGGAGGTGCTGCAGGTTATGGTCCAGTGGATGTTGCTGCTTTAGGTGATGTGCCAAATCCACCTGCCTCAATGGCTGATTTATCTTCTCCTGGTATACCTTTAGAACAACTAAAACAGATGCTCTCTTCGCaacttgaatattatttctccag agAAAATTTAGCTaacgatacatatttattatcgcAAATGGATAATGACCAATATGTACCAATATGGACAGTAGCTAATTTTAATCAAGTGAAGAAATTAACAAAGGATATAAAACTTATAACAGAGGTTTTAAGGGAATCTCCCAATGTACAAGTTGACGAAGAAGGACAAAAAGTAAGACCTAATCATAAGCGATGTATTGTAATACTCCGTGAAATACCAGATAGCACTCCTTTAGAAGATGTGAAG AATTTATTCTCTGGAGAAGGGTGTCCAAGGTTTATTTCGTGTGAATTTGCCCATAATAGTTCTTGGTATGTAACATTTGAATCTGATGAAGATGCTCAGAAGGCCTATAGGTTTTTACGTGAAGAGGTTCGGGAGTTTCAG GGAAAGCCAATAATGGCGAGAATCAAAGCTAAACCAATGAATAGGCTACCGATACCAGCAGTTGCTGGGGTGGGTGGTATTAAAAATGGTTATAGAActccaccaccaccaccagtCTATGATCCAAATAGCTATACATCTGGTCAGCAACGCTTCATCTATACCAATGGGACTACAATGCCACAAACCACGATGCCGCCATATGCCAATCAAGTTCACGTATAC CATCAACCATTTTATCATGCTGGAATTATGCCATGGGGACCGGCAAGTCCTGCTTATTTCGATATGGCTGGTGTTTTTACTATGAATGGTATTACGCCACATAATACGTTTAAGCCACACAATACAAGATATAATCCTCGAAACAG aaataaacaaagaaacggGCCTGAAAGACCAACATTGATGGATGGCGGAGGAAATATGGTGCCAATGAGGCGGACCTCGCATCCACCTATAAGTGGAGCACCATTACCCTTAGGAGCATCAGTTCCTACCTTTACTTCGAGCTTGGCTACAGTGAAGCCAACTTCTTCCTACCAGACCGGCACAAAGTTCCATTCCTCGCATACAACTATAGTGACAGGAGAGGCTCAGTATAATAGCAGCCACTCCAAGGGATCGCAGGAAAACGATGCTCAAACTCTGGACTCTGGAGTTCAATTCCCGCGTCATCGTATGCATCGTAGGACCAAAGACCAAGAATCCTTATCGAAGGCTAATAGTAGCCCCTTACCATCGGTCAGAGAATCTACCCCGGCCAGTAATAATAACACACAATGTAACCGAGGGGCACAATTCGATTTGGAAGCTTCTGCTTTTCCTCCTCTTCCTGGCCTAGATGCTGATCTTGCAAAATCCCATAATGCTTTGGTAGAAACTGTTGGTACTGATTGTACGCAATCGCAGAATAGGCTTTCAGACGTAGTTAAAGGTACTGCGAAATTGAAAAGCGTTAAAGAGAAAGAACCTGCAGGAACTTCGCAACAATATCATCAACAACCGACAAGTAACAGCAGTAGGTCTGCGAGCCCAGGGTCAAGTGCTGGTGGTCATACTGGTTCGCTAGAGGCACCGACTGGTTCTGGCAGTACGTCGACCACTCCCGTTACATCTACAAATACCAGCTCTAATGCTTCTGCTAGCAACAATGACTCCACAGACATCGCTCTCAGCACCATCACTCTCACTCCCCCGTCATCTCCTGATAA ATCTGTAAAGACTGACGATACGAACATGGTGAATGGAGTGGATGAGGCTGTTTCAAATGCACACGCAGTGGAAGATTCTGAACAAGTGATTAGGTGCGAATGTAATGTCCCTACTGCCTCGCAAAATTCCCAGTCACAAGCAGGAGTGACTTCAACCTTCCCCCTA GATCTTACGAGGCCGAGCTATGCCCAAGTAGCACAACACTGTCGCGAACTACCTTGTACAAAACATAAGACGGATGAAAGGGATGGAAATGTGTAA
- the LOC128873506 gene encoding la-related protein Larp4B isoform X2 yields the protein MNGYVYMNGDIGKLQPGAVYPATPEPLGSVGGAIGNTPSNLEYNVMNGAPSGNELILEAGVGNLEPSPQHAIGIGGAAGYGPVDVAALGDVPNPPASMADLSSPGIPLEQLKQMLSSQLEYYFSRENLANDTYLLSQMDNDQYVPIWTVANFNQVKKLTKDIKLITEVLRESPNVQVDEEGQKVRPNHKRCIVILREIPDSTPLEDVKNLFSGEGCPRFISCEFAHNSSWYVTFESDEDAQKAYRFLREEVREFQGKPIMARIKAKPMNRLPIPAVAGVGGIKNGYRTPPPPPVYDPNSYTSGQQRFIYTNGTTMPQTTMPPYANQVHVYHQPFYHAGIMPWGPASPAYFDMAGVFTMNGITPHNTFKPHNTRYNPRNRNKQRNGPERPTLMDGGGNMVPMRRTSHPPISGAPLPLGASVPTFTSSLATVKPTSSYQTGTKFHSSHTTIVTGEAQYNSSHSKGSQENDAQTLDSGVQFPRHRMHRRTKDQESLSKANSSPLPSVRESTPASNNNTQCNRGAQFDLEASAFPPLPGLDADLAKSHNALVETVGTDCTQSQNRLSDVVKGTAKLKSVKEKEPAGTSQQYHQQPTSNSSRSASPGSSAGGHTGSLEAPTGSGSTSTTPVTSTNTSSNASASNNDSTDIALSTITLTPPSSPDKFSPLLLKCTADRSVKTDDTNMVNGVDEAVSNAHAVEDSEQVIRCECNVPTASQNSQSQAGVTSTFPLDLTRPSYAQVAQHCRELPCTKHKTDERDGNV from the exons ATGAATG GGTACGTGTACATGAATGGGGACATTGGGAAGCTCCAACCAGGGGCGGTTTATCCAGCCACCCCTGAACCTTTGGGTTCAGTTGGGGGTGCAATTGGAAACACTCCATCCAATTTGGAATATAACGTCATGAACGGTGCTCCAAGtggaaatgaattaatattagagGCAGGTGTTGGTAACCTAGAGCCTTCGCCGCAACATGCTATAGGTATAGGAGGTGCTGCAGGTTATGGTCCAGTGGATGTTGCTGCTTTAGGTGATGTGCCAAATCCACCTGCCTCAATGGCTGATTTATCTTCTCCTGGTATACCTTTAGAACAACTAAAACAGATGCTCTCTTCGCaacttgaatattatttctccag agAAAATTTAGCTaacgatacatatttattatcgcAAATGGATAATGACCAATATGTACCAATATGGACAGTAGCTAATTTTAATCAAGTGAAGAAATTAACAAAGGATATAAAACTTATAACAGAGGTTTTAAGGGAATCTCCCAATGTACAAGTTGACGAAGAAGGACAAAAAGTAAGACCTAATCATAAGCGATGTATTGTAATACTCCGTGAAATACCAGATAGCACTCCTTTAGAAGATGTGAAG AATTTATTCTCTGGAGAAGGGTGTCCAAGGTTTATTTCGTGTGAATTTGCCCATAATAGTTCTTGGTATGTAACATTTGAATCTGATGAAGATGCTCAGAAGGCCTATAGGTTTTTACGTGAAGAGGTTCGGGAGTTTCAG GGAAAGCCAATAATGGCGAGAATCAAAGCTAAACCAATGAATAGGCTACCGATACCAGCAGTTGCTGGGGTGGGTGGTATTAAAAATGGTTATAGAActccaccaccaccaccagtCTATGATCCAAATAGCTATACATCTGGTCAGCAACGCTTCATCTATACCAATGGGACTACAATGCCACAAACCACGATGCCGCCATATGCCAATCAAGTTCACGTATAC CATCAACCATTTTATCATGCTGGAATTATGCCATGGGGACCGGCAAGTCCTGCTTATTTCGATATGGCTGGTGTTTTTACTATGAATGGTATTACGCCACATAATACGTTTAAGCCACACAATACAAGATATAATCCTCGAAACAG aaataaacaaagaaacggGCCTGAAAGACCAACATTGATGGATGGCGGAGGAAATATGGTGCCAATGAGGCGGACCTCGCATCCACCTATAAGTGGAGCACCATTACCCTTAGGAGCATCAGTTCCTACCTTTACTTCGAGCTTGGCTACAGTGAAGCCAACTTCTTCCTACCAGACCGGCACAAAGTTCCATTCCTCGCATACAACTATAGTGACAGGAGAGGCTCAGTATAATAGCAGCCACTCCAAGGGATCGCAGGAAAACGATGCTCAAACTCTGGACTCTGGAGTTCAATTCCCGCGTCATCGTATGCATCGTAGGACCAAAGACCAAGAATCCTTATCGAAGGCTAATAGTAGCCCCTTACCATCGGTCAGAGAATCTACCCCGGCCAGTAATAATAACACACAATGTAACCGAGGGGCACAATTCGATTTGGAAGCTTCTGCTTTTCCTCCTCTTCCTGGCCTAGATGCTGATCTTGCAAAATCCCATAATGCTTTGGTAGAAACTGTTGGTACTGATTGTACGCAATCGCAGAATAGGCTTTCAGACGTAGTTAAAGGTACTGCGAAATTGAAAAGCGTTAAAGAGAAAGAACCTGCAGGAACTTCGCAACAATATCATCAACAACCGACAAGTAACAGCAGTAGGTCTGCGAGCCCAGGGTCAAGTGCTGGTGGTCATACTGGTTCGCTAGAGGCACCGACTGGTTCTGGCAGTACGTCGACCACTCCCGTTACATCTACAAATACCAGCTCTAATGCTTCTGCTAGCAACAATGACTCCACAGACATCGCTCTCAGCACCATCACTCTCACTCCCCCGTCATCTCCTGATAA GTTTAGTCctttattattgaaatgcACCGCTGACAGATCTGTAAAGACTGACGATACGAACATGGTGAATGGAGTGGATGAGGCTGTTTCAAATGCACACGCAGTGGAAGATTCTGAACAAGTGATTAGGTGCGAATGTAATGTCCCTACTGCCTCGCAAAATTCCCAGTCACAAGCAGGAGTGACTTCAACCTTCCCCCTA GATCTTACGAGGCCGAGCTATGCCCAAGTAGCACAACACTGTCGCGAACTACCTTGTACAAAACATAAGACGGATGAAAGGGATGGAAATGTGTAA